The Lonsdalea populi genome window below encodes:
- a CDS encoding YejL family protein, protein MPRTSRYSDEQVERLLSDLVNILEKHRAPTDLALMVLGNMVTNLLNTSVAPAQRQMLARSFAEALQSSVKADNTH, encoded by the coding sequence ATGCCACGAACATCCCGTTATAGTGACGAACAAGTTGAACGATTGCTGTCGGATTTGGTCAATATTCTGGAAAAACATCGCGCACCAACCGATCTTGCTTTGATGGTGCTGGGAAACATGGTCACAAACCTGCTGAATACCAGCGTCGCTCCGGCCCAACGTCAGATGTTGGCGCGTTCCTTTGCCGAAGCGCTGCAGTCTTCGGTGAAAGCTGACAACACACACTGA
- the yejK gene encoding nucleoid-associated protein YejK, translating to MSLDIDQIALHQLIKRDEQTLELVLRDSLLTPNDAVNDMMAELHRVYSAKNKAYGLFNEQSELADALRACRRGDEEFLAFTRAATGRLRDELAKYPFADGGIVLFCQYRYLAVEYLLVTVLNSCSSLRVNEQLDISNTHYLDINHADIVARIDLTEWDTNPESTRYLTFLKGRVGRKVSDFFMDFLGAAEGLDTKAQNRGLLKAVDEYCAEAALDKNERQEYRRQVYSYCNEQLQAGEEIELSSLSQELPPLGDKTLEAFTTEQGYELADSFPADRSTLRQLTKFAGSGGGLSINFDALLLGERIFWDAATDTLTIKGTPPNLRDQLQRRLSGGDR from the coding sequence ATGAGTCTGGATATCGACCAGATCGCCCTGCATCAGTTAATCAAGCGCGATGAGCAAACGTTGGAATTAGTCCTCCGCGACTCGTTACTGACCCCCAACGACGCTGTAAACGACATGATGGCCGAATTGCACCGCGTATACAGCGCCAAAAATAAAGCTTACGGTCTGTTTAATGAGCAAAGCGAGCTGGCGGATGCACTACGGGCCTGTCGCAGAGGCGACGAGGAGTTCCTGGCATTTACTCGCGCCGCCACCGGCCGTTTGCGCGACGAACTGGCGAAGTACCCGTTTGCCGACGGCGGCATCGTGCTGTTTTGCCAGTACCGCTATCTGGCGGTGGAGTATCTGCTGGTGACCGTACTGAATAGTTGCAGTAGCCTGCGCGTCAACGAACAGTTGGATATCAGCAATACCCATTATCTGGATATTAACCACGCCGACATCGTGGCCCGCATCGATTTGACGGAATGGGACACCAATCCCGAGTCCACTCGCTATCTGACGTTCCTCAAAGGCCGGGTGGGACGCAAAGTCTCCGACTTCTTCATGGATTTCCTGGGCGCGGCGGAAGGGCTGGATACCAAAGCGCAGAACCGCGGTTTGCTGAAGGCGGTCGATGAGTATTGTGCGGAAGCGGCGCTGGATAAGAACGAGCGTCAGGAATACCGTCGGCAGGTCTACAGTTACTGCAACGAGCAGCTACAGGCCGGAGAAGAGATCGAGCTGTCTTCCCTGTCGCAGGAACTGCCGCCTCTGGGCGATAAAACGCTGGAAGCCTTCACGACAGAGCAGGGCTATGAGCTGGCGGACAGCTTCCCGGCAGACCGCAGTACGCTGCGTCAGTTGACCAAATTCGCCGGTAGCGGCGGTGGGCTGAGCATCAATTTCGACGCGTTGCTTTTGGGCGAACGTATCTTCTGGGATGCGGCGACCGACACGCTGACCATCAAGGGTACGCCACCGAACCTGCGTGACCAACTGCAACGACGACTGAGCGGCGGCGATCGCTAA